TGAGGTTCCTGCTCCAGGGAAAAATGATGTTGAGATTCTGGTGTATCCCAATCCTGTAAATGATATTTTGTATATAGAAACAACATCCCAAAACCCAAACAAGTCTGCTTACAATAGGCAAGTCCAAAATATCCAAATCATTGACCTCAACGGAAGAAATGTAATCCATACCAAACAAAGCCCCATCAACACCAGCGAGCTTTCACAGGGCATTTATTTCTACCAGGTGGAGATGATTGGCGGTGAAGTGGTGCGGGGGAAGTTTGTGAAAAAATAATATTATTTCTTAAATTGTCAGAATCGCAGATTGGTCGGATTATGGGATTGCGCGGATTGTTATTATGGATAAGGAATTGAAATACAAAGACATTACCGAAAAAATAATTGGTGCTTCATTTGAGGTACATAAGTTTCTGGGCAATGGATTTCAAGAAGTGATTTATCAGAGGGCGTTGGCCTATGAAATGTCCCAAAAGGGATTGGAATTCGCTAGGGAAATAGAACAGCAAATTTTTTATAAGGACCTACAGGAACCAATAGGGACAAGACGTGCTGATTTTGTTGTGGAAGGAAAAGTACTGGTTGAGTTAAAAGCCTTAATTCAACTGGAAGATGTTCATTTGGCCCAGGCATTAAACTATCTAAAGGCATACAGGCTCGAAGTCGGGCTATTGATAAATTTTGGTTCAAAAAGCATGACATTCAAGCGTTTAATATTAAGCCCAAAATCTGCGAAATCATGAAATCCGTAAAATTAGTGATTCAGACAATGGACAGTAACCAAACCTGATGTACGATATAGCCAATAGAAGCAGCCAAAAAATAAAGGCACACTGGGGCTAAGCACAATACCTGGGCTTAAACTTGCGCCAGCTATGAGTGTTTAAGTGAAAAATCCTTAACTTATCAGATCATTCCCAATATATACAGGGGGGGGGACAAAACCGGTTATGTGGAATTGAGCAGCGATGAAACAGGATATGTAGAGATATATTCTCCTACAGGGGTATTACTCAATACCGATAAATTATTTGGTGGTGTGAACTCAATTAATCTAGGGGGCTTACAAAAGGTGTATTTATTTATAAAATTATTGTGGACAATGAAGTCAAGACCAATAACAAATTGGTTGTGCTGGAGTAAGTTTATTGTGCTTTTAGTTTTAATACTATTACAAACCTCAACTCATGTATATTCTCAAAAAGAAGATAGAAATTGGTGCTTTGGATATAATGCTGGTATAAGCTTTACAGATATAAATACCCCAATTTCTTTTAAGACTAAATCAAAAAATTTAACAATGTCATCTTCTGTTTCTGACGGTAATGGTGTACTTGAATTTTATGTAACTGCTACGTCTTTACTTTCTCGTAAGTTTCTTTTAAGAGACTCAGACAATACTATAATACCTGGAAGTGATTCATTAAATTTTATTGATAATGGAGCATCGAGCCAAGCAATATTTAAAATAAATGACAGTACTTACTACATTTTACATGTAGGTGAGTATTTAACTCAAAATTGCCCCTATATAAGATGTCTTAACTTGTACTACTCTGTAGTTATTAAAAGTTCAACATATGGTTTTTTTGTGTCAAAGAAAAATATCTCTATTGTAAATGAACCAATAGAAACTAGGTTTACATCAGTTAAACATTCAAATGGAAATGATTGGTGGCTTTATGTACATGGTTTAAAGACTAATAACATTTCATCTACAAATCGATTTTATCGAATCTTATTAAGAAGCGATTCTATTTATATGCCTATTTATCAAGATGTAGGAACGCAACATATTAGCATGAATAGTATTTTTTCTGAAATGACTACTTCTAAAAATGGTAATTTTTTAGCATCATGTATAGATAATCAAAAAACTATAGATTTATTTAAAATCAATAGGTGTGATGGTCAGTTGGAGTTTTTTGATAATGTAACAGCAGATATAAATCCATATAGTTGTGAGTTTTCAAATAATGAGTCTAAATTATATATTACACAAGGAGTAGGTATATATTCAAATACCTTATTTCAGTTAGATTTAGACTCAAAAGATGATTCTCTTTCTAAGTTAAATTTATGGTCAACTACTGATAGTTTGGTTAGGATTGGACAATTACAGATAGGTCCTGATAATAAAATTTATATGTCCTCCGGTTATGGCAACAGCCTCCCCAATTTTCCATATAGTCCATACAATCAAAACCTAAGTGTTATCAATAATCCTGATTCTGCTGGCGTTGCATGTGACTTTCAACCTTTCAGCTTTTATTTAGGTGATAGCTCAAGGGCGCTCTTTGGTCTACCCAACATGCCAAACTACAACCTCGGCCCCACGAGCATCTATGCCGCAGATGCAGGAAATGACACCGTTTTTTGTTCAAATATTTCCAGTGGTATAAAAATAGGCATTGCAAAAGTGGAAAATGTACAGTATTCCTGGTTTCCTTCAACAGGACTGAGTAATACCTCTATAGCCCAACCTATTGCAGCTCCTTCAGAAGATACCTGGTATTACTTAACCTTAACGGACACAACAATAGAATACTCCTGTCAATCCAGAACGGATAGTGTGTTTGTGAAAGTGGAAATCTGTAGTTCAACAGAAGACTTAAACTCTTCTGAATCTAAACTGAGTATTTATCCCAACCCCACTCAAAACATCCTCTACATCAAAAGCACATCACAAAATCACGAAGTAAGAAACATCCACATCATAGACCTCAACGGAAGAAATGTAATCTATACCAAACAAAGCCCCATAAACACCAGTGAGCTTTCACAGGGCATTTATTTCTACCAGGTGGAAATGAGTGGTGGTGAAGTGGTGAGGGGAAAGTTTCTGAAAAATTGAAATGGAACGTACCCGCCCATATAGGGTCGGGCAGGTATAACGCTGATATTTATGATGATCAAAGATAGGTTTCAGCAAAGCTGAAACATAGAATCAGCGAAAACCAGCTCAATCTGCGTCATCAGTGTTCTACAACATGAAGCCCAAAATCAGCGAAATCAATAAATCCATAGAATCCGTGATCCAGACAATGGCAGCACCCAGAAAGCCGTGGTGTACGATATAGCCAATAGAAGCAGCCAAAATATAAAGGCACTTGGGCTAAGCGCAATGCCTGATTTTTTCTAAAAATCATTATATTGAAGAAACTATGGCATCACTTGATCTCAAAGAATTTTCGCGCAAATTTGACTTTCTCAGTCCAGAGGATATTGGCCTGATTATGCAACATGTACATATTGAACAATTAAAAAAAGGGGATTTTTTTATTCGTGCGGGAGAAATGAGCAGGAATATAGCATTGGTGCAGGAAGGCTTGTTGCGTTGCTTTTACATTAAAGAGAACGGGGAAGAAGTCAATGCTTTTTTTCGATGGGAAGGCACTGTTATAGGAGCTTATGAATGTATTATTAAGGAAACGGTTTCTTCGCAATATATTCAGGCCATTGAAGATTGTATATTGATGAGCATGGACTTTTCCAAGCTGGAAAAACTCTATGATGAAAACAGGAATTTGGAGCGCGCTGGAAAAATGCTTTTACAAAACACTTTGTCAGAGGCTTTACAGAAAATAGCTTCATTTATTACTGATAGCCCGGAAACACGCTATATCAAACTTCTGGAAGAGTATCCCGATTTGAACCAGCGTATTCCCAATAAATACATTGCCTCTTTCCTGGGAATTACCCCGGTTTCCCTTAGCCGCATTCGCAGCCGTATTCATAAAAGCAAGTCTGAACTTAAGTAGTACTCCTCAATTTCAATTCAAATCAAGTATTGCAAAATCCTTCCCGGAATCCTGTGCTTCCAGCATTTTTTGAGAAGTTTCCTGAATAACCTTTTCCATAAGCCCAAACTCGTAATTAATAGCGTCTTTTAATTTTTCATTGCTGTAGCCGTAATTTCTTTGTGTCAGTTTTATTGTAGCCCGATTGATAACAGGTTCACTTCCGGTAAACAGGGATTTGATTCTGTCTAATCCCCAGCCGAGATAAATCATAGGGCCGTTTAGGGGAATGGTGGGTGGCTTTTTGCCCATTGCAAGTGCTATTTGAGAAAAAACACTTCTATAGCTCAGGTTGTCGGTATTTACTATAAATCGCTGCCTGTTGATATTACTTTCCATGAGTTCTATAGCGACTTTTGCCACATCGCGTACATCTACATAACCATTGCTGCCTTTGGGATAAAAGGACAGCCCTTCATATACCCGTTGAAAAATTTTCACCGATGAGTCACTCCATTTTCCTGCCCCCAATACAAAAGAGGGGTTGATGATCACTGCGGAAAGCCCTTCTGCCATTCCGCGCCATACTTCCATTTCTGCCAGGTATTTGCTAAATCCATAAGGGGAGTTTGTGCCGTCTTCTTCCCATTGTTGCTCTTCTGTGAGCAACTCATCTGATTTTGCTTTGCCAATGGCTGCTACCGAGCTGACATGCAGCAATTTTTTGACGTTTTTCTCCAAGGCTGTGTTCACAACATTGGCAGTGCCTTCTACATTTACTTTGAAGAGTGCTTTTTCTTTTTGCTTGCTATATGAAACTACTGCCGCAGAATGATAGACTTTTTCAATGCCATCCATTGCTTCAGCAAGCGAGTCAACTTCAAGAATATCTCCTTCAACCCATTCTATCTCATTTTGACTTTCGCCCAAAAGCGAAAGATCACTGGTTTTTCTTTTTAAGGCCCTTACTTCAAATCCTTCTTTCAATAAATAGCGGCACAAATAGGAACCCACAAAACCGGAAGCACCGGTAACCAATACTTTCATACTCAATTAAACTTTAATTTTTTTTCTGTACCCTGGTAAATTGCTCCACCCACGCTATCGGCTTTGGCACCCGTGACTGCACTTAGGCAATTCACCTCATTTCTTACTCTCAAAACCCCCATCAGCGCCATCAATAGTGCTTCTTTAAATTGTATGGTTTCTTCATCTGGGATTATTACTGAAACAGGTGCTTTTTCATCTATCAATTCTATCAGATACTTATTAAGAGCCCCACCGCCTGTGGCGAGCATTTTTTCATCGGTTTTCAGTTCTACGCCTTCATTTTCAGCTATCTGCGCTATTCCCCTGGCAATTTGATGACTGATATGTTCGCTGAGCGTCCGCAGTTTGTCCGGTACAGGATTTTTGTAGCGCGCAACAAGCGGAGCCATTACTTTACTCACCCAACCTCCGCTTAGGCTTTTAGGATAAGCCTTAGCATAGTAATGAGAGAGGTTTAAATCATTGTATAATGGTTCTATAATTTGCCCCGAACGCGCAATATCACCGTCTTTATCAAAGTCAAGGTGCATTTTTCCAGCCAGTTTGTTTAATATCAAATTTACAGGTGTAATATCAAATGCTACTTTTGGTTGTCCATTTTCCTGATAGGTAATATTGGAAATACCTCCCAAGTTAATTAAAAAACGATAGCTGTTAAAAAACAATTGGTCTGCAATAGGGGCTATGGGTGTGCCCTGACCGGTTAAAGCCACATCTATATGCCTGAAATCGGAAATAACCGGTAATCCTGTATGCACCGCAATGGCCGATGGGTCTCCTATTTGAGAGGTGAAACCATTATCGGGCTGATGAAAAATCGTTTGACCATGCGAGGCGATAAAATCAATTTGATCAAAAAGCTGATGTTTTTCAATAAAGGATTTTACAAGTTCCCCAAAATAATGGCCCAAAAATGCATGTGTTTTAATATAAGTGACTGCATTTTGTAACACCAGTTTTTCTAAGCGCAATTTCCATTTTGGAGTAAAAGGGATGGTTTCGGCTATTTTGATTTGATATGACCATGCCCCGTTGTCGTGTACAATTTCACAATAGGCAATGTCCAATCCATCTAAAGAACTCCCCGACATTAATCCAACTACGTTATAAGTTTCCATGATAATGTGTTTTTGCAATAATCCACTCTTAGAAGTATCTCAATTTCAAGAATAATAGTAAATATAGTATTATCTGCTAAACGACAAAATTCAATAGGTTTCTGAGCCTAAGTTTAAAAACATAGGTATAATAACGTATTTTGCTGCTTTCGCAATATAGGAAAGGGTCAATCTAAATAATGTATTTATTTATTCTTGTTTCAATGTTATGTTCCTGGCTTCCATAATACATAAATTCCTTAAACCTATGTAAACATTGAATTTATTGAGATTAAAGCACAATTATTTTTTGAACTTTCAGTAGTACCCCAAATGTAATTTTGCATAAATTATCAGAGAATTTACAATAGAAATATTTCAATAAAATTTTTTAAAAAATACTGAAAAGAATTGTTTTCTTATTTATATGCTTCAACGAGATTGGTGTTTTCACCTATTAATAGAATTTTTTACACGTGATTCCAATGCAGGTAAATTTTCTGGAATTGGAATGGGTGAAAAATCAATTATCAATAGTCCGGTAAATTTTGCCTTGAAAGGATATGCCCAAGACGATAAATGTCTTGGCAGGTCAAGACGACAGTGTCTCGGAAAGCCAAAACGACAAGTGTCTCGGCAAGCCAAAACACATCCTTGTTGATATTTCGCTCTTTCAGGGTTTGTGTTGTTAGCCCTGAAAAGAAATATGAAAAACAAAGGGTGCACAGCCCTTTGTTTATTCTATGTAAGGGTTTAATCTTCCTTTTCGGGAATGGGTGACAGTACAAAACTATCCATAAACTTTGTAGTGAAATTGCCATTTCGGAAGTCTTCATTTTTCATCAACTGCTGATGGAAGGGAATCGTGGTTTTTACTCCCTCAAGAATAAATTCACCCAAAGCTCTTTCCATTTTGGCAATGGCTTCTTCCCTTGTCTTTGCCCGGCAAATGACTTTGGCCAGCATTGAATCGTAAAAAGGCGGAATGGTATATCCGGCATATACATGCGTGTCAACTCTTACACCATGTCCTTTGGGTGTATGGAGATACGTGATTTTTCCGGGACAGGGTTGAAAGTTTTTGAAAGGATCTTCAGCATTGATTCTACATTCTATAGCGTGCATTTGAGGGTAGAAATTCTTTCCGCTTATCTTTTCTCCTGCTGCTATTAAAATTTGCTCTTTTACAAGGTCGTAATCAATTACTTCTTCAGTTACCGGATGTTCTACCTGTATTCGGGTATTCATTTCCATAAAGTAAAATTTCTTGTGCTTATCTACGAGAAATTCTACAGTCCCCAAACTTTCATAATTAATAGCCTTAGCTGCTTTGATTGCGGCCTGTCCCATTTTCTCCCGCAGCTTGTCGTCCATAAAGGGAGATGGGGATTCCTCTACCAGCTTTTGCATTCTGCGCTGAATAGAGCAATCTCGTTCTGAAAGATGTGCTACTGTTCCGTATTGGTCACCGGCAATTTGAATTTCAATATGACGCGGGTCTTCCACAAATTTTTCTACATAAATACCGTCATTGCTGAATGAAGATTTGGCTTCTTTTTTGGCTTTTTCAAATTCTTCTTCAAATTCTCCTTTGCTCCAAACTACCCTAATGCCTTTTCCGCCACCTCCGGCAGTAGCTTTTATAATTACCGGGTAGCCAATGTCTTTTGCGAGCTTGAGTCCGTGTTTGGTGTTTTCTATCAATCCTTCTGAGCCCGGTACTACAGGTACACCAGCATCTATCATTGTTTGCTTGGCGGTGATTTTATCGCCCATTTTTCGGATCATCTCAGAATTGGGGCCAATAAATTTTATCTTGTATTCGGCACAGATATCGGCAAATTCAGCATTTTCAGCTAAAAAGCCATATCCGGGATGAATGGCATCTGCATTGGTGATTTCGGCAGCAGCCATGATATTTGGAATCTGCAAATAGGAAAGCGCACTACTTGCAGGGCCTATACAAACTGCTTCATCTGCAAAACGAACGTGCAAACTTTCCTTATCAGCCGCAGAATAAACTGCTACGGTTTCTATACCCAGCTCTTTGCAGGTTCTGATAATGCGAAGGGCAATTTCTCCCCTATTGGCTATCAGTATTTTTTTGAACATAAAATATGCGGGGTTATAAAGGGTCGATTAAGAATAATTCCTGATCGTATTCTACTGGAGATGCATCTTCCACCAGAATTTTCACGACTTTGCCTTCCACTTCCGATTCAATTTCATTGAACAATTTCATGGCTTCTACAATGCAGGTAACCTGGCCTTTGCTAATAGTATCTCCTACTTTTATAAAAGGTGGCTTATCGGGCGATGCCGAGCGGTAAAATGTGCCAATCATTGGTGATTTAACGGTAATGTAGTTGCTTGAATCAGCAGTTTTCTCGCTTTCTGTTGAAGTGTTTTCTTCTGTTTCTTTTGGAGATTCACTGCTGTTGCTTTTTCCTCCATTACTGTTTGTCTCTGCCGGAGCAGAAGCAACAGGAGTTGTTTGAACAACAGGACTTTGTTGAACTCCTAAGGTTTTGCCTATAAAGTCTTTGGTCTTAAGAGATATTTTAAAGTTGTCCTGCTCAATTTTTAATTCACCGAGATCGGATTTGCTTACAAGTTTTATCAGATCCTGAATTTGTTTGAAGGTCATAGTTATTTTTTTACTCTTTCCACGTAAGATTTTGATTTCGTATCTACTTTGATCAATTCATCCTGATTGACAAAAAGCGGAACATTAATTTCAGCACCGGTTTCTAAAGTAGCCGGTTTTGTAGTGTTAGTAGCAGTATCGCCTTTTACCCCTGGTTCTGAATAGGTGATTTGCAATTCAATAAATTGCGGCAATTCACAAGCCAAAGGAGTTTCTGTTTCTGCATGGTATAATATCTCTACATCCTGTCCCTCTTTTAAAAACTCGGGGCTGTCAATCATGGATTCATTTAGTTGGATTTGCTCATAGTTTTCATTGTTCATAAAATGATAGCCCATATCGTCTTTGTAAAGAAACTGAAATTTTCTGTGCTCAATTCTCGCTGTAGTAATTTTATGGCCTGCCGGAAATGTGTGTTCCAAGCCTTTTCCAGTATTAAGACTTTTGAGCCTTGTCCTTACGAAAGCATTGCCTTTTCCCGGTTTCACATGCTGAAATTCGACAACTTGCCACAAGTCATTGTTCATTTCAATACACAGGCCATTTCGGATATCAGAAGTATTTGCCATTAATTTTTGTTTCAGTAGTTAATGTGAATTTATTTAAAAATTATTTGGAATCATAAGCCCATTTGAGATAAATGGCTCCCCAGGTAAAACCACCGCCAAATGCAGCAAGTATGATTTTATCTCCTTTCTTAAACTTACTTTCCCATTCCCAAAGGCACAGAGGAATAGTGGCATTGGTCGTGTTGCCATAGCGTTCAATATTCACCAAAACTTTTTCATCGGGCAATTCCAGCGCATTTTTTGTAGCATCAATAATTCTTTTATTGGCCTGATGCGGTACCAGCCAGTCGATATCTTCTGATTTCAGATTGTTTCGCTCTAAGATTCTGCGGGAAGCATCGGCCATATGGGTTACGGCAAATTTGAAAACCTGCTTGCCTTCCTGATAGACATAATGCAGTTTGTCATCTACTGTTTGATGGGTAGGGGGCATTTTAGATCCCCCTGCTTTTTGGTGTAGGTGTTCTGCTCCGGCTCCATCGGATTTTAGCCAGAAATCTTTTATTCCCAAATCTGCATCTTCAGATCTTTCCATTAAAACAGCGCCTGCGGCATCTCCAAAGATTACACAGGTTTTGCGGTCTTCATAATCTATAATGGAGGACATTTTGTCGGCACCTACTACTATAATTTTCTTATAAGTACCACACTGAATGAATTGCGAGGCTGTGGAAAGCGCATAAATAAAGCCCGAGCATGCTGCATTCAGATCGAAGCCAAAAGCTTCGCTGAGCCCTGTTTTATCTGCTATAATATTTGCTGAAGCGGGGAAAACCATATCGGGAGTAACCGTGGCACAAATAATCAGGTCGATATCCTTTGGATTGGTTTTGGTTTTTGTAAGCAATTGCCGAACGGCAGGAATGGCCATTTCGGTCATGCCTTTTTGTTTGCCTTTTAGAATTCGTCTTTCCTGGATACCCGTTCTACTCGTGATCCATTCTTCATTGGTTTCTACCAATTCTTCTAATAGCTTGTTGCTCAGACGAAAATCTGGCACAAAACATTCTACACCCTTGATTGCTGCTGTATATTGCTGCATCAGAAATTTTAAACAATTCCTGCTAAAGTAAAAAAGAAACTTGAATCACAAGACAATACCTATTCTTCTACAGGAGTGTCAATAAGTAATTTGCCTTTGTAGTAGAGCTTGCCATCTACTTCATAAGCCTGGTGTCTTTTGTGAGCAGCACCGGTGACTTTGCATGTAACTATGTGAGGCACAGCTGCCTTCACATGGGTTCTTCTTTTGTCTCTTCTTTGTTTGGATATCTTTCTCTTAGGATGTGCCATGATTCCTTTATTTTTTTATTTTTTTTAATGCTGACCATCTCGGGTCTATATCATCATTTTCATTTTGCTCCTCAGAGCCTTTGTCTTTGTGTTTGTTGATATATTTGAGCATATCCGGATTACAGTATTTTGTTTTCCCTGGATTGGGACAAACGCGCTGCAGCGGAATACTCAGCTCTATAAATTCATAGATCAATTGCTTTAGATCAAGATGTGTTTCTTGCCTGTTTATAAAGACAACATCGGGATCTTCGCTTTCTTCATTCTCCTGATCAGTGAGTTTTACAAAGATTTTATACTCATCCAATAATTCCTGGGGATATTGTTCCAAACAGCGATCGCATGCAGTAAGCAAATAGCCCTGAATATTAAACTTGAGCTCGAAATGGCTGCTTTTTTTGTTGAATTCAATATCAACGGCAATATCAGCTTTTTCGACTTCTTCAATATCAACAGTTTCAAAGAACTTTTCCGTAATCTTAAAATCAAAAGTATGAAGACCTTCCTTTAGTCCTACATAGGGGATGCGGTAAATATTATGATCCCTGCTCATGAATTGATTTTATATCAAACGGTCGGCAAAGTTACTAAAACTTAATTTTAATCAAAACTATTTTTCCGCTGTTTTCCTCAAAGGATTGGCAATGCTTTCTTCATAAGCTTTTCTATTCAATACAATATCTCTTGCCAGCAAAATTGCAGCGCGCATAGAATCAGGTGAAGCTTCTCCTTTTCCCGCAATGTCAAATGCTGTTCCATGATCGGGAGAAGTGCGTACGAAAGGCAATCCGGCAGTATAATTCACCCCCTGTCCAAATTCAAGTGTTTTAAAAGCCACAAGTCCCTGATCGTGATACATGGCCAGTACGGCATCAAATTTATTGAAACTCCCTGCGCCCATAAAGCCATCGGCAGGGTAGGGGCCGAATGCCAAAATTCCAGCTTCTTTTGCTTTTTCTATTGCTGGAATGATCTGCTCTTTTTCTTCTTTGCCCAAAAGACCGCCATCTCCTGCATGTGGATTGAGGCCGAAAACAGCAATTTTCGGTTTATGGATGGCGAAATCGCGCTCCAGGGATTTGTTCAGCAGTTCCAGTTTTTTAAGAATTTTCCCTGTGTTGATACTTGCGGCAACTTCTTCGAGAGGGAGATGGTTGCTTTGAAGGCCTATTTTTATTCTGTCGCCAACAAGCAACATCAGAGATTCGCTGACACTAAAATAGTCACTGATATATTCGGTATGTCCGCTGAATTTTTTGTCTTTCAGCTCAATGCTGCTTTTATCAATTGGTGCAGTAACCATTGCATCAATCTGCCCATCTTTCAAATCATTGAGGCAGGCATCTATTGCTTTCAGGGCATTGGCTCCGGCTTGTTTTGAGCTTTGCCCGATATTGACAATAATATTTTCGTCAAACACATCCAGCACATTGATCATTTTTTCCTTTAGTGATTTCTTTTGTTCATCATTTAAAACCTGATGATTGATATGTTCGAGTTGCAAGGCTTTTTTGTGATAACTCATCACTTTGGCAGAGGAATAGAGCAGTGGAGTAACAAATTGATAGATTCTGTTGTCCTGAAAACTTTTTAGGGTTACTTCCGGTGCAATGCTGTTAAAATCACCACCGCTAATCCCGATTTTTACTTTTTTAAAATCATGTTCTTTTCCCTTCATTCCTAATTTGTTCTTTTTGATAAATAGTCAAACAACAACCTTGTTCCCACGCCTGTACCGTTTTTTAATCTGTAGGCATCAGGGCTGTCGAAAAAGGCCATGCTTGCAATGTCAATGTGCATCCAGGGATACTCCGTAAAATACTGAAGAAAAATCCCTGCTGTTATGGCGCCTGCAGATGCTCCACCAACATTTTTTATATCGGCAATATCAGATTGAATCATCTTTTTGTATTCTTCCCAAAGTGGTAATTCTACCAATCGTTCGTGCACATGATTGCCCGATTCCTGCAGTTTTTCTTTCTCTGGTTTAGAACTATTGCCCATAAAAACCACTCCTTCTTTGCCTACAGCACGAGCAGCAGATCCGGTTAATGTGGCAAGGTCAATAACCATTTCAGGGTCATATCTTTTGGCATAGCTCAGTGCATCTGCCAGTAGCATGCGGCCTTCTGCATCTGTATTGAGTACTTCTACACTCATTCCATTATGCATTTTTATTAC
This region of Chitinophagales bacterium genomic DNA includes:
- a CDS encoding DUF177 domain-containing protein, which produces MSRDHNIYRIPYVGLKEGLHTFDFKITEKFFETVDIEEVEKADIAVDIEFNKKSSHFELKFNIQGYLLTACDRCLEQYPQELLDEYKIFVKLTDQENEESEDPDVVFINRQETHLDLKQLIYEFIELSIPLQRVCPNPGKTKYCNPDMLKYINKHKDKGSEEQNENDDIDPRWSALKKIKK
- the rpmF gene encoding 50S ribosomal protein L32, yielding MAHPKRKISKQRRDKRRTHVKAAVPHIVTCKVTGAAHKRHQAYEVDGKLYYKGKLLIDTPVEE
- the pdxA gene encoding 4-hydroxythreonine-4-phosphate dehydrogenase PdxA — translated: MKGKEHDFKKVKIGISGGDFNSIAPEVTLKSFQDNRIYQFVTPLLYSSAKVMSYHKKALQLEHINHQVLNDEQKKSLKEKMINVLDVFDENIIVNIGQSSKQAGANALKAIDACLNDLKDGQIDAMVTAPIDKSSIELKDKKFSGHTEYISDYFSVSESLMLLVGDRIKIGLQSNHLPLEEVAASINTGKILKKLELLNKSLERDFAIHKPKIAVFGLNPHAGDGGLLGKEEKEQIIPAIEKAKEAGILAFGPYPADGFMGAGSFNKFDAVLAMYHDQGLVAFKTLEFGQGVNYTAGLPFVRTSPDHGTAFDIAGKGEASPDSMRAAILLARDIVLNRKAYEESIANPLRKTAEK